A genomic stretch from Neomonachus schauinslandi chromosome 16, ASM220157v2, whole genome shotgun sequence includes:
- the LOC110579901 gene encoding uncharacterized protein LOC110579901 encodes MAETELGITGITLIVIFIFLFLLGTFIWKYTRCGPALDKMTKRSHSKEPEEVGTSIQPEKESGDPPAAMTSCSPASDKTSQVSRAEEPHGVTYAELNIRALSEGPSSQMEQPLETCVYSTLKA; translated from the exons ATGGCAGAAACAGAGCTAG GGATCACTGGGATCACCCTCATTGTcatcttcatctttctcttcctccttggaACCTTCATCTGGAAATACACCCGATGTG GGCCAGCTCTGGACAAGATGACCAAACG GTCCCACTCTAAGGAACCTGAAGAAGTGGGGACAAGTATTCAGCCTGAGAAAGAAAGTGGTG aTCCACCCGCAGCTATGACGAGCTGCTCTCCTGCCTCG GATAAAACATCCCAGGTCTCAAGAGCTGAGGAACCCCATGGAGTGACTTATGCTGAGCTGAACATCAGAGCCCTAAGTGAGGGTCCCTCCAGCCAGATGGAGCAGCCTCTGGAAACCTGTGTGTACTCAACCCTTAAGGCATAG